From Penaeus vannamei isolate JL-2024 chromosome 40, ASM4276789v1, whole genome shotgun sequence, the proteins below share one genomic window:
- the LOC113822894 gene encoding GTP-binding protein Di-Ras2 encodes MSDNEHRIRLVLLGGAGVGKSSIISRFLYNKYTEKYKSTVEDLYNRDYEIGQITLKVDILDTAGDFQFPAMRRLSIANAHAFLIVYSISSSQSFETVRQCIEEIKEQRVDFEDIPIVIAGNKMDLEVERQVFKEDVTEWIYRELQRFSLKGRRATRDDTISFK; translated from the coding sequence ATGAGCGACAACGAACACCGCATACGCCTCGTTCTACTCGGCGGCGCTGGCGTCGGCAAGAGCTCCATCATCAGCCGTTTCCTCTACAACAAATACACGGAAAAGTACAAAAGCACAGTGGAGGATCTGTACAACCGCGACTACGAGATCGGCCAGATCACCCTCAAAGTCGACATCTTGGACACGGCCGGAGACTTCCAATTCCCCGCCATGCGAAGACTCTCCATCGCAAACGCACACGCCTTCCTCATTGTTTACTCCATAAGTAGTTCCCAGTCGTTCGAAACCGTCCGCCAGTGCATTGAGGAGATCAAAGAGCAGCGCGTTGACTTCGAGGACATCCCCATCGTCATCGCAGGCAACAAGATGGACCTCGAGGTGGAGCGGCAAGTCTTCAAGGAGGACGTCACGGAGTGGATCTACAGAGAGCTCCAGAGATTCAG